ACACCGCACACCGCACACCGCGCATCACACATCACACATCACACACGACGGCGCCTCCGCGGAAGGGAACCGCGGAGGCGCCGTCGTGTGCGGAACAGCGGTCAGACCTGCTCGGTGTCCGACGTCTCCCGCGGTCGTGCGTCCCCGCCGCGCCGCACCTTCTCCAGTACCAGCGAGATGCCCACGACCACGCCGGCCACCAGCAGTGACAGCAGCACGGTCTGCCGGCCGTCGTGCTCGGTGTCGGTGAGCATGTAGCCGAGGACGAAGACGATCAGTGCGATCGTCGCCCACGTCAGATACGGGTACAGCCACATCCGTACGACCAGTTTCTCCGGCGTCTCGCGCTCGATGATCTTCCGCATGCGCAGCTGCGAGAGACAGATGACGAGCCAGACGAACAGGGCGACCGCGCCGGAGGAGTTGACGAGGAAGAGGAAGACCGAGTCGGGGAACTCGTAGTTGAAGAACACGGCGACGAAGCCGAAGGCGACCGACGCGAGGATCGCGGTCATCGGGACGCCACGGCCCGTGGTGCGGGCGAAGGCCTTGGGCGCGTCACCGCGCCGGCCGAGCGAGAAGGCCATGCGGGAGGCCGTGTAGAGGCCGGAGTTGAGACACGACAGGACGGACGTCAGCACGATGAACTTCATGATCTCGCCGGCGTTGGCGATACCGAGCGAGTTCAGGGCGGCGACGTACGAACCGTCCTTCTGGATGGACTCGGAGTCCCACGGCAGCAGCGTGACGACGACGAAGATCGAGCCGAGGTAGAAGACGCCGATCCGCCAGATGACGCTGTTGGTGGACTTGGTGACGGCGCGCTGCGGGTTCTCGGACTCGCCGGCCGCGAGGGTGGCGATCTCGCTGCCCATGAAGGAGAAGACGACGAGCAGGATGCCGGTGAGGATCGAGCCGGGTCCGTGCGGCAGGAAGCCGCCGTGCTCCGTGAGGTTCCCGAGCCCGGCGCTGTCGGTGTCGGCGCCCGGCAGCAGACCGAAGACGGCGAGCCCGCCGATGACGATGAAGGCGCCGATGGCGACGACCTTGATCCCGGCGAACCAGAACTCGAACTCGCCGTACGAGCCGACGGAGCCGAGGTTCGTCGCGGTCAGCACCAGCATGACGATGAGCGCCCAGCCCCACTGCGGTACGGCCGGGACCCAGCTCTCCAGGATCACCGCGCCCGCGGTGGCCTCGATCGCGAGCACGACGACCCAGAAGAACCAGTAGAGCCAGCCGATGGAGAAGCCCGCCCAGCGGCCGAGCGCCCGGTCGGCGTGCGCGGAGAACGAGCCCGAGGTCGGATTCGCGGCGGACATCTCGCCGAGCATCCGCATCACGAGGACGACCATGGTGCCGACGAGGAAGTACGACAGCAGGATGCCGGGGCCCGCGGTGGCGATACCGGTGCTGGAGCCGACGAAGAGGCCGGCGCCGATGACCCCGCCGATCGCGATCATCGACAGATGCCGGTTCTTGAGCCCGGCCTGGAGTCCGCCGTCGGGTTCTCCGGGGGTTCCGGGCCCTCCTGGGCCCTCGGGGCCGTTACCGGCCTTCGACAGAGTCGGCTGCGAGGTCATGGGGGGATTCCTTTACGCCGGGGACTGTGGGGACGTTGGGACAGTGGCGAGTGGGGGGGCTCGGCGAGCCGGTCCAGTGAATCCCAGGTGAATGGATTCGTGAACCTTTGAATCCAGATCGTTATTTGAGGTTTCTCTGAGGTTCTGTAGTGTTGCTGGTGCTTTTCCGGGAACCACCCCGGAGAGTTTCCCGCGCCTGCCCCGACGGGGCCGATCCGAAACGGCCGTGTCACACTCGGACCATGCGCGTGTACCTCGGTTCCGACCATGCCGGTTTCGAACTCAAGAACCACCTCGTCGAGTGGCTCAAGTCCGCCGGGCACGAGCCCGTCGACTGCGGGCCCCTCATTTACGACGCCCAGGACGACTACCCGCCGTTCTGCCTGCGTGCCGCCGAGCGTGCCGCGGCCGACCCCGAGGGGCTGGGCATCGTGATCGGCGGGTCCGGGAACGGCGAGCAGATCGCCGCGAACAAGGTGGCGGGGGTGCGGGCGGCTCTCGCGTGGAGCGTGGAGACCGCGGCGCTCGGGCGGCAGCACAATGACGCCAATGTCGTGGCCGTGGGGGCGCGGATGCACTCCGAGGAGGAGGCGACGAAGTTCGTCGAGACCTTCCTGAACACGCCGTTCTCGGGTGATGAGCGGCACGTTCGGCGGATCGACATGCTGTCGGCGTACGAGTCGACCGGGGACCTCCCCGCGATCCCGGCGCACCACCCGCAGGGCTAGAACTTTATTCGCCCCCGCCGCCCCTACCTCGGGGGCGCTACCCCCGAACCCCCGGTCCGCAAACGCCGGACGGGCTGAAGCATTTCAGCCCGTCCGGCGTTTGAGGACGAGCGCGTCAGCGCGACAGGGGGTCCGGGGGCGCAGCCCCCGGTTTCGGGAAGGGGCGGGGCTGGGGAGGAGAACCCCCCTAGGGTCTGTCTGACAATTCCCGTCTGCCGCGCGACGCCATGCACGCACTCTCGCCGCACCGGGCGCAGAGCCAAGTACGTCCAGTACGAGGCTCTACGCCCGGCACACCGAGAGCACGCACCTGACGCCGCGCAGCCGCCCTACGGGCGACGACGGGAATTGTCAGACAGACCCTAGGAGGACCCGTGCCGGAGGGGCACACCATCCACCGCCTGGCCGAGGACTACCTCCGCGCGTTCGGCGACCGCAAGGCCCACGTGACCAGCCCCCAGGGCAAGTTCACGGCCGCCGCCGCCCTCCTGGACGGCACGACCCTCACCACCGCCGAGGCCCACGGAAAGCACCTCTTCCTCCGCTTCGAGACGGAGGACTGGATCCACATCCACCTCGGCCTCTTCGGCAAGGTCGCCTTCGGCGGATCCCCCGCGCTCCCGCCCACCGACACGGTCCGCCTGAGGCTCAGGAACGACACCGCGTACGTGGACCTCCGCGGCCCCACGACCTGCACCCTGATCACGGACGCGGAGAAGCAGGCGATACACGCCCGCCTGGGCCCCGACCCGCTGCGCGAGGACGCCGAGCCGGAGCGGGCGTACGAGCGCGTCTCCCGCAGCCGTACGACGATCGCCGCCCTGCTCATGGACCAGAAGGTCATCGCGGGCGTCGGCAACGTCTACCGCGCCGAGGTCCTCTTCCGGCACGGCATCGACCCGTACCGGCCGGGCCGGGGCGTCACGCGCGCCGAGTGGGACGCGATGTGGGCGGACCTGGTGGCGCTCATGCGCGAGGGGGTCCGCAACAACCGGATCGACACGGTCCGGCCGGAGCACGAGCCGGAGGCGATGGGCCGCCCGCCGCGCAAGGACGACCACGGCGGCGAGGTCTACGTGTACCGCAGGGCCACCCTGCCCTGCCACGTCTGTGGCGGCGAGATCCGCACCGCCGGTCTCGCCGCCCGCAACCTCTTCTGGTGCCCTACCTGTCAGAAGGCGTGAGCACCGGCCCTCATTCGAAGGAGTCGAGGGAGATGGTCGCGTCCTTCGGGTCGCCGTCGTGCACCAGCGACTCGTGGTTGCCGACGTCGTCGAACGCGAAGGCGTACGCCTGCCCGTTCTGCATCTGCTCGTGGACCAGCCGGGCGTAGTGGTTGGTGACGCCGTCCTGGTAGAAGCCGGACGCGTCGGCGTCGGGCTGCTCGGAGTTGCTGAGCAGGGTCGACCGGTTGTACGCGGCGCACAGGGTGCGTGAAATGGGGCCGCGGACCTGGTCGTTGGGGGCGTCCAGCTTGTTGTAGCAGCCGAACACGGAGTCCGAGTCGGGCTTGTCGAAGGACGTCACGACGGCACCCGTACCGTCGGTGAAGTCCATCTTGTCGCCGTTGACCTTGCCCTGGAACTTCTTGTCGGGCTGGTCCTTGAACGGGGTCACCGTGAGCGTGTCGGTGGCGTACTTCGTCCAGACCCGGTCGATGTAGTCGTTCATCACATCCGCCGGGATGGCACCCGAGCCGATGGCGTGGCCCGGGGCGAGCACCCGCAGCGGTGTGCCGTCGCCGCGGGACTCGACCAGTCCCTCCCAGCCGCCGCCCTGTGCCTTCAGCCCGTCGACGACGGCCCGGTAGCCGCCCGGCTTGAGCTTGCCGGTCTCCTTGGTGGAGCCGTCGCCGGCGGTGAGCCCCACGGAGTAGGGGGCGGAGAACATGTCGACCTGGGTGGAGTTCAGCCACAGACCGGAGTCGTTGAGCGTGTACTCGGTCCAGTTGAACAGGGTGTCGTGGTTGGGGTCCGAGGCGTTCTGCACGGCGGGCTGCACGAGTCCACCGTCGGCGAGCCTGAAGTCCAGCTTCTGGCCGTACGAGAAGTAGACGCGGCCGGAGAACTTCGGGAGCCGGACGGTCTTGGACGCGCCGTCGGCGGGCCCGGCGAACGAGGCGTCGGGGGCCGGGACGGGCGGGGCGCCACCAGCCGGCCAGGCGTGGAAGGTGCCGGTCTCGTCGGCGTATCCCTGCTTGCCGGAGGCGAGTTCGGTGCCGATCACGTACACGTACACCTGCTCGCCGCTGCCCGAGGTGTTCTTCAGGGTGAGCGGGATGGTGTCCGCGACGGCGGAGGCCCGGTCGGCCGGTCCTGCGACGATGGCGACGGCGCCGAGCGCCGCCGCGACGGCCAGGGACGCCGTCAGCTTGCGGGGGGAGAGCAGATTCATGCGGTCCTCGTCAGTGGGGTGAGGGGGGATGGAGGGCGGGCGGGTGCCGCTCGGTCCGGGTGGGGCCGGAGCCGAGCGGCCAGGGGCTCGGCCCCGGGGTCAGCAGCTGAGGTTGCCGCCGGGCTCGACGCCGAGCAGTTGCGTGAAGCGCTGGTAGTTGTCGATCCGGCTCTGGACCTGGCCCGGGTTGCCGCCGTCGCACTCCAGGCTGCCGTTGATCGAGCGGATGGTCTCGCCGAATCCGGCGCCGTCGACCATGGCGTCGTGCGGCGTCATGGTGCCGGGCCCGGTCTGGGTGTTCCAGTACCACAGGCCCGTCTTCCAGGCGACGGCCGCGTCGTTCTGCACGAGGTCGGGGTTGTTGAGCAGGTCGATGCCGAGGGCGTCGCCCGCGGCCTTGTAGTTGAAGTTCCAGCTGAGCTGGACCGGGCCCCGGCCGTAGTACTTGTCGTTGCCGGCCGGGCAGCCGTACGGCTGCCCGGTGTCGCAGTAGTGCGGGTAGTTGGCGGTGTTCTGCTCCACCACGTACTGCAGGCCGCCGGTCTCGTGGCCGACGTTGGCGAGGAAGGCGGCGGCCTCCTGCTTCTTCACCGTGTCGCTGCCCGTGGTGCCGAAGCCCGGGTAGGCGTCGAGCGCGGCGGTGAGACCGCTGTACGTGTAGAACGAGTTGCGGCCCGGGAACATGGCGTCGAACTGGGCCTCGCTGACCACGAACGCGGCGGCCGAGGTGTTGTCGCCGGCCTTCTGCGCCGAGGCCGTCGGGGCGAGGGTGAGCGTGCAGAGGGCGGCGGCAGCGCCGGTGGCGGTCAGCAGTCCGAGTATGCGTCGGTGCACGGTACGACTCCTGTGGGGTGGGAGTGAGGTGTGGGGGGACGCGCGGCCCGTCAGCCGCCGACGTTGACGTCGATGCAGGCGTAGAAGGCGTTGTCGGTGTCGGCCACGTTCCAGACGGCCAGGACCTTCTGCTTGCCGGTGAGGCCGCCGAAGTCGACCTGGTGGTTCACCACCGCGTCCGGCTGGGCCCCGCCGTCGTCGAACCGCGCGATCCGCGAGCCGCCGACGTAGTAGTCCCAGGTGCTGGTGGAGTGCCGGGCGGTCAGCTTCCACGAGAACGTCGCGTTCTTCGGCACCGGCGTGACGGTCCAGCCCCTGCTGTCGTCGTCCAGGTCGGAGAAGCGGCTGTTGCCGCCACTGCAGCTGGTCAGGCCCTTGGGGCCCTCGACGCTCTGCGGCTCGTAGGTGATGTCCCCGCAGGACACCGTGCCCGCGGCGCACTGCGCCTGGCGGCTGGGCGGATCGGAGATGTAGCCGTGGGCGCTCGCCGACCCGGCGGGCAGGCTCACGGCGATGACGGGGGCGAGTACGGCACCTATGAGGGCAGCCGTCTTCCTGCTGGCGTGCATGGGGACTCCTTCACATCAGGCCTTCCCGGGCACGCACGGCTGTGTGGGGGACCGTACGTGACGGGACCGGCCTCTCGTGGGTGGGGGGCCAAGAGGCTCGAAGGGGAACCGCTGCGGCCGTTCACGCAGGGTAGGTTGCTCCAGCGAAGGGCCAACTCCCCGAACGGAACGGCGCGTTCTGTTGGCCTAGACCATACAAGTGGCTCGTCGCGATGTGTCAAGGGCGGGAGAAGGCACCGCCTGGGGATGTCCGGCGGTCCGTGCCCCGACACGGGCCCACCCCCGCGGCGGTGTCACGCGGGGGTGCGGTACGTGCGGGGGGCGAAGGTTTCCGCAGGTGACGGAGGCGACGGGACGGCGGACGCGGGGCCGGGCGGGCCCCTCCGCCCGGAACGGACCACCGCACCGCACGGGC
This sequence is a window from Streptomyces ortus. Protein-coding genes within it:
- a CDS encoding amino acid permease, encoding MTSQPTLSKAGNGPEGPGGPGTPGEPDGGLQAGLKNRHLSMIAIGGVIGAGLFVGSSTGIATAGPGILLSYFLVGTMVVLVMRMLGEMSAANPTSGSFSAHADRALGRWAGFSIGWLYWFFWVVVLAIEATAGAVILESWVPAVPQWGWALIVMLVLTATNLGSVGSYGEFEFWFAGIKVVAIGAFIVIGGLAVFGLLPGADTDSAGLGNLTEHGGFLPHGPGSILTGILLVVFSFMGSEIATLAAGESENPQRAVTKSTNSVIWRIGVFYLGSIFVVVTLLPWDSESIQKDGSYVAALNSLGIANAGEIMKFIVLTSVLSCLNSGLYTASRMAFSLGRRGDAPKAFARTTGRGVPMTAILASVAFGFVAVFFNYEFPDSVFLFLVNSSGAVALFVWLVICLSQLRMRKIIERETPEKLVVRMWLYPYLTWATIALIVFVLGYMLTDTEHDGRQTVLLSLLVAGVVVGISLVLEKVRRGGDARPRETSDTEQV
- a CDS encoding ribose-5-phosphate isomerase, encoding MRVYLGSDHAGFELKNHLVEWLKSAGHEPVDCGPLIYDAQDDYPPFCLRAAERAAADPEGLGIVIGGSGNGEQIAANKVAGVRAALAWSVETAALGRQHNDANVVAVGARMHSEEEATKFVETFLNTPFSGDERHVRRIDMLSAYESTGDLPAIPAHHPQG
- a CDS encoding Fpg/Nei family DNA glycosylase, with the protein product MPEGHTIHRLAEDYLRAFGDRKAHVTSPQGKFTAAAALLDGTTLTTAEAHGKHLFLRFETEDWIHIHLGLFGKVAFGGSPALPPTDTVRLRLRNDTAYVDLRGPTTCTLITDAEKQAIHARLGPDPLREDAEPERAYERVSRSRTTIAALLMDQKVIAGVGNVYRAEVLFRHGIDPYRPGRGVTRAEWDAMWADLVALMREGVRNNRIDTVRPEHEPEAMGRPPRKDDHGGEVYVYRRATLPCHVCGGEIRTAGLAARNLFWCPTCQKA
- a CDS encoding lytic polysaccharide monooxygenase auxiliary activity family 9 protein encodes the protein MHASRKTAALIGAVLAPVIAVSLPAGSASAHGYISDPPSRQAQCAAGTVSCGDITYEPQSVEGPKGLTSCSGGNSRFSDLDDDSRGWTVTPVPKNATFSWKLTARHSTSTWDYYVGGSRIARFDDGGAQPDAVVNHQVDFGGLTGKQKVLAVWNVADTDNAFYACIDVNVGG
- a CDS encoding glycoside hydrolase family 64 protein: MNLLSPRKLTASLAVAAALGAVAIVAGPADRASAVADTIPLTLKNTSGSGEQVYVYVIGTELASGKQGYADETGTFHAWPAGGAPPVPAPDASFAGPADGASKTVRLPKFSGRVYFSYGQKLDFRLADGGLVQPAVQNASDPNHDTLFNWTEYTLNDSGLWLNSTQVDMFSAPYSVGLTAGDGSTKETGKLKPGGYRAVVDGLKAQGGGWEGLVESRGDGTPLRVLAPGHAIGSGAIPADVMNDYIDRVWTKYATDTLTVTPFKDQPDKKFQGKVNGDKMDFTDGTGAVVTSFDKPDSDSVFGCYNKLDAPNDQVRGPISRTLCAAYNRSTLLSNSEQPDADASGFYQDGVTNHYARLVHEQMQNGQAYAFAFDDVGNHESLVHDGDPKDATISLDSFE
- a CDS encoding chitinase, encoding MHRRILGLLTATGAAAALCTLTLAPTASAQKAGDNTSAAAFVVSEAQFDAMFPGRNSFYTYSGLTAALDAYPGFGTTGSDTVKKQEAAAFLANVGHETGGLQYVVEQNTANYPHYCDTGQPYGCPAGNDKYYGRGPVQLSWNFNYKAAGDALGIDLLNNPDLVQNDAAVAWKTGLWYWNTQTGPGTMTPHDAMVDGAGFGETIRSINGSLECDGGNPGQVQSRIDNYQRFTQLLGVEPGGNLSC